Proteins encoded in a region of the Uloborus diversus isolate 005 chromosome 1, Udiv.v.3.1, whole genome shotgun sequence genome:
- the LOC129235102 gene encoding tigger transposable element-derived protein 4-like, with protein MEKAGIILTDWPSHYSKRLNLDSVGKRRFFAFNVLSPVRGKNIPVSGVLLQEKAKEVAESLELQNFKASNGWLEKFKLRHNVTFKTVCGEEKSVDLQCVTEWLQILTEICEGYEAKDIYNADETGLFFRVLPNKTLCFKGEKRSGGKSSKERLTVLLCCNSEGEFEVLLVIGKAKKPRCFKNINPKTLSVQWYFNRKAWMTQNIMIEWLTALDDKMCKTNRKILLFLDNCRAHPQNLKLKAVKLVFFPPNATSVLQPLDQGIIQNFKVGYRKLFLRHVISQASSENSAQLAKSVNVLNAIQWITKAVSSISKSCVQNCFKKAGFKIQGVIVNESNNEENELSELARVTGCDIPINDYIAIDENLCTDDTNEDITAFISEKIEDAGGSLPEDLESSEEEEEPEEDCKIKNYSDALRHITQLQKFMLINGDSEGLGLISDFSIHVQKNASKLRAAKQTLVTDYFK; from the exons ATGGAGAAGGCAGGGATTATCTTGACTGATTGGCCCAGTCACTATTCTAAAAGGCTAAATTTAGATTCGGTAGGAAAAAGgagattttttgcttttaatgtcctGTCACCAGTCAG AGGAAAGAACATTCCAGTTAGTGGAGTACTGTTGCAAGAAAAGGCAAAAGAAGTTGCCGAAAGTTTAGAATTGCAGAACTTTAAGGCCTCTAATGGATGGCTGGAGAAGTTtaaactacgtcataatgttacttttaaaactgtttgtGGGGAAGAAAAATCTGTAGATTTGCAGTGTGTTACAGAATGGCTTCAAATATTGACAGAAATTTGTGAAGGTTATGAAGCTAAGGACATATACAATGCTGATGAAACTGGACTGTTTTTCAgagttttgccaaataaaaccTTATGTTTTAAAGGAGAAAAGCGTTCTGGCGGAAAAAGTTCTAAGGAACGGTTAACTGTGTTACTCTGCTGTAACTCGGAAGGAGAATTTGAAGTACTACTTGTAATTGGTAAGGCAAAAAAACCtagatgtttcaaaaacattaacCCAAAAACCTTATCAGTTCAGTGGTATTTCAACAGAAAGGCATGGATGACtcaaaatataatgatagaatgGCTAACTGCTCTTGATGACAAAATGTGCAAAACAAATAGGaagattttgttatttcttgacaATTGTAGAGCACatccacaaaatttaaaattgaaggctgtgaaattggtattttttccACCAAATGCTACATCTGTGTTGCAGCCTTTAGACCAAGgcattattcaaaactttaaagttgGATATAGGAAATTGTTTTTAAGGCATGTTATTTCGCAAGCTTCCAGTGAAAACAGTGCTCAGCTCGCAAAGTCCGTGAATGTATTGAATGCAATCCAGTGGATCACTAAAGCGGTTTCCTCAATATCCAAAAGTTGCGTtcagaactgttttaaaaaagcaggaTTTAAAATCCAAGGTGTAATAGTCAATGAAAGTAACAACGAAGAAAATGAACTCTCCGAACTTGCTCGAGTCACTGGCTGTGATATTCCGATTAACGATTATATAGCGATAGATGAAAATTTATGCACTGATGACACCAATGAGGATATCACTGCTTTCATCTCTGAGAAAATTGAAGATGCAGGAGGAAGTCTTCCAGAGGATCTTGAAAGTAGTGAGGAAGAAGAAGAGCCAGAAGAagattgcaaaatcaaaaattatagtGATGCTTTAAGACATATCACACAGTTGCAAAAGTTTATGTTGATAAATGGTGACAGTGAAGGACTCGGACTCATTAGCGACTTTAGTATACATGTACAGAAAAATGCGTCTAAATTACGTGCTGCAAAACAAACCCTTGTAACAgattactttaaataa